From Candidatus Binatus sp., the proteins below share one genomic window:
- a CDS encoding SxtJ family membrane protein, giving the protein MTGVPDDTKELRTFGLTVGAIFGGLFGLAIPLLRAHPWPLWPWIICVLFVGMAVVAPDALKYLFLLWSAVGHLLGAINTRVILAIIYSLIVIPMALVMRGLGKDPLSRKIDRNASTYRVPSRKASRQGMERPF; this is encoded by the coding sequence TTGACCGGCGTCCCCGATGATACCAAAGAACTGCGCACCTTTGGCCTGACGGTGGGCGCGATCTTCGGCGGATTGTTCGGCCTCGCGATTCCTTTGCTGCGCGCGCATCCCTGGCCGCTCTGGCCGTGGATCATCTGCGTGCTGTTCGTCGGCATGGCGGTAGTGGCGCCTGACGCTCTCAAGTACCTCTTCTTACTTTGGAGCGCCGTCGGCCACCTTCTGGGAGCAATCAATACGAGGGTGATCTTGGCGATCATCTATAGCTTGATAGTCATTCCGATGGCTTTGGTCATGCGCGGGCTTGGCAAGGATCCGCTAAGTCGAAAAATCGATCGCAACGCCTCGACCTATCGCGTACCTTCCCGCAAAGCGTCGCGACAAGGCATGGAGCGGCCATTCTGA
- a CDS encoding carbamoyltransferase: MKILGISAYYHDSAAALVADGEIVAAAQEERFSRRKHDDRFPKAAIAWCLKAGGLDLCDLDSIVFYDKPMLKFDRLLETYLGYAPRGFASFVAAMPVWLKDKLNLKSMLRQELAGLAGCRPKDLPALYFTEHHQAHAASAFFPSPFPRAAILCLDGVGEWATTSVWLGDGNDLTPVWQINFPHSLGLLYSAFTYYTGFKVNSGEYKLMGLAPYGEPRYAATILRELIDLKPDGTFRLNMEYFNYATGRTMTNERFDRLFGGPPRHPDSPICQREMDLAASIQNVTEEAMLRLARTVHRELDTDHLCLAGGVALNCVANGRILREGPFRDIWVQPAADDAGGALGAALSYWHQYLERPKAAREGDAMLGGYLGPSFTDDEIEQALLKVGARYHKLGEDELLGKVAEKLARENVVGWFQGRMEFGPRALGARSILGDPRSPTMQSTLNLKIKYRESFRPFAPAILAERVSDYFELDRSSPYMSLVAPVLKDKRIPVMADAEHLAGIDRINQVRSTIPAVTHVDHSARIQTVHRQTNPLFYSLLKKFEELTGCPLLVNTSFNVRGEPIVCTPADAYRCFMRTEMDYLVIGSFILPKVEQFPWKRDDLSQQEFELDQERSS; encoded by the coding sequence GTGAAGATACTCGGTATCTCCGCCTACTATCATGACAGCGCGGCAGCCCTGGTCGCTGACGGCGAGATCGTTGCCGCGGCCCAGGAAGAACGCTTTTCCCGCCGCAAGCACGACGATCGATTCCCCAAGGCTGCGATCGCGTGGTGCCTCAAGGCCGGCGGCCTCGATTTGTGCGACCTCGACAGTATCGTCTTCTACGACAAGCCGATGCTCAAATTCGATCGGCTGCTCGAGACCTACCTCGGCTACGCGCCCCGCGGTTTCGCCTCGTTTGTCGCCGCGATGCCGGTCTGGCTCAAAGACAAGCTGAACCTCAAATCGATGCTCCGCCAGGAACTGGCCGGGCTTGCTGGATGCCGCCCCAAGGATCTGCCGGCGCTCTACTTCACTGAGCATCACCAGGCGCACGCGGCTTCCGCTTTTTTCCCGAGCCCCTTTCCTCGCGCCGCGATTCTCTGCCTCGACGGAGTCGGAGAGTGGGCCACTACGTCGGTCTGGCTCGGCGATGGAAACGATCTGACGCCGGTCTGGCAGATTAACTTCCCACATTCGCTCGGGCTGCTGTACTCGGCCTTTACCTACTACACCGGCTTCAAGGTCAATTCGGGCGAATACAAGTTGATGGGTCTCGCGCCGTACGGTGAGCCGCGCTACGCCGCGACGATCCTGCGGGAACTCATCGACTTGAAGCCCGACGGCACCTTCCGCCTCAACATGGAGTACTTCAACTACGCGACCGGGCGGACGATGACCAACGAGCGCTTCGACCGCCTGTTCGGCGGTCCGCCGCGCCATCCTGACAGCCCCATCTGTCAGCGCGAGATGGACCTGGCCGCGTCGATCCAGAACGTCACCGAGGAGGCGATGCTGCGGCTCGCTCGCACCGTTCATCGCGAGCTCGACACCGATCACCTATGCCTGGCGGGCGGCGTAGCACTGAACTGCGTGGCCAATGGCAGGATTCTGCGCGAAGGTCCGTTTCGCGACATCTGGGTTCAGCCGGCCGCCGACGACGCCGGCGGCGCGCTGGGCGCCGCTTTGTCGTACTGGCATCAGTACCTTGAAAGGCCCAAGGCCGCGCGTGAGGGCGACGCGATGCTAGGCGGCTATCTCGGGCCGAGCTTCACCGACGACGAAATCGAGCAAGCGCTGCTGAAGGTTGGCGCGCGCTACCACAAGCTTGGCGAGGATGAGCTACTCGGCAAGGTCGCGGAAAAGCTGGCGCGCGAAAACGTGGTCGGATGGTTCCAGGGTCGGATGGAATTTGGTCCGCGCGCACTCGGCGCGCGATCGATTCTCGGCGATCCGCGGAGCCCCACGATGCAATCTACCTTGAATCTCAAGATCAAGTATCGCGAATCGTTCCGCCCTTTCGCTCCAGCTATCCTCGCCGAACGAGTCAGCGACTACTTTGAGCTTGACCGCTCAAGTCCTTACATGTCGCTGGTTGCACCGGTCCTTAAGGATAAGCGAATACCTGTCATGGCGGACGCCGAGCACCTGGCAGGCATCGACCGCATCAATCAGGTCCGCTCGACCATTCCGGCCGTGACGCACGTCGATCATTCGGCGCGCATCCAGACCGTGCATCGCCAGACCAATCCGCTGTTTTACAGCTTGCTAAAGAAGTTCGAGGAGCTAACCGGATGCCCGCTGCTGGTGAATACCTCCTTCAACGTGCGCGGCGAGCCGATCGTTTGCACGCCTGCGGATGCCTACCGATGCTTCATGCGAACTGAAATGGACTACCTCGTTATAGGTAGCTTCATCCTGCCTAAGGTCGAGCAGTTTCCGTGGAAGCGCGATGACCTATCGCAGCAAGAGTTCGAGCTCGACCAGGAGAGGAGCAGTTGA
- a CDS encoding DUF5989 family protein, translating into MFELVGDVWGFTRAQQKYWMIPLIAALLAVGGLVVVAQSSAIAPFIYTLF; encoded by the coding sequence ATGTTTGAGTTAGTTGGAGATGTCTGGGGCTTCACCAGGGCGCAGCAAAAATACTGGATGATCCCGCTCATTGCTGCGTTGCTTGCCGTGGGTGGACTCGTAGTCGTCGCTCAATCGTCTGCGATCGCGCCATTCATTTATACGCTGTTCTAG
- a CDS encoding glycosyltransferase, which translates to MISAVLATYGRLEVLKRTLPTVLQQDIAGNAYEIVVVIDGPDDATYEWLRSLSLEGRLSIVQQERRGLAAARNSGIRKAAGELVLFLDDDLICDQRLVRAHACAHRNGPLVAMGPVLVSEESPRTLATRWVRRASVARAERMLASGPDWPRDIAVCANYSAPRELLLAYGGFDETLVGACEEFDLGIRLRKAGVEFRYLPDAVASEIYVKSADAMVQNDCRARGRNEVRLCRKHPEYRPVSPLAGFDQGSAITRLLRRAAVRAPFSLDEVLAPIYRGAEAASEMGGIAEGIAMRLLEFRRGNALFRSAKQEAGSWRAFEREFSVKLPVLLYHRVGAPSAAIDPELCVSRAAFERQMEWLARWNFATITPSQWFGWISRGTPLPPHAMMLTFDNDSSEMTDYIFPVLGRHGFCAAVFIAAGRIAQGSESASTNGSRARGAITAEQVRSWSARGIEFGVRERRESNLAALRDSELDAEIAASAEDLARVAGARPIAFAYAEGQVPSKIREAVGKVFALGFTDARGFNYLGTDPALLRRIAIRGTDTMLDFACRVRLGMHPLKNNRSDFRAAAISPALLRTESKCR; encoded by the coding sequence ATGATTTCGGCGGTGCTGGCGACCTATGGCCGTCTCGAGGTGTTGAAGCGCACGCTGCCGACCGTCCTGCAACAGGACATCGCGGGTAACGCATACGAAATAGTCGTCGTGATCGACGGTCCGGACGACGCGACCTACGAATGGCTCCGCAGCCTGTCGCTCGAGGGACGCTTGTCGATTGTGCAGCAGGAGCGCCGCGGTCTGGCGGCGGCCCGAAATTCGGGAATCAGGAAGGCGGCCGGGGAGTTGGTCCTGTTCCTGGACGACGATCTGATTTGCGATCAAAGGCTCGTTCGCGCGCACGCCTGCGCTCATCGGAACGGCCCGCTGGTCGCGATGGGACCGGTGCTGGTGTCAGAGGAAAGTCCGCGCACGCTCGCGACTCGATGGGTTCGTCGCGCGAGCGTGGCGCGGGCGGAGCGCATGTTGGCGTCGGGACCGGACTGGCCGCGCGATATCGCGGTATGCGCCAACTATTCAGCGCCGCGGGAGTTGTTACTCGCGTACGGCGGATTCGATGAGACCCTGGTCGGCGCCTGCGAGGAGTTCGATCTGGGGATCAGGCTCAGAAAGGCGGGCGTGGAATTTCGGTATCTGCCGGACGCAGTGGCGAGCGAAATATACGTCAAGAGCGCGGACGCGATGGTGCAGAACGATTGCCGGGCGCGCGGCAGGAACGAGGTTCGCCTCTGCCGCAAGCATCCGGAGTATCGGCCGGTTTCGCCGCTCGCCGGATTCGATCAGGGCTCGGCGATCACCCGGCTGCTGCGGCGCGCGGCCGTGCGTGCCCCGTTCTCGCTCGACGAGGTGCTCGCGCCGATCTATCGCGGCGCCGAGGCTGCATCGGAGATGGGCGGCATCGCCGAGGGTATCGCGATGCGGCTGCTCGAGTTCCGCAGAGGAAATGCGCTCTTCCGCAGCGCGAAACAGGAAGCGGGGTCGTGGCGGGCATTCGAGCGCGAGTTCTCGGTGAAATTGCCGGTGCTGCTCTATCATCGTGTGGGCGCGCCGTCGGCGGCGATCGACCCTGAATTGTGCGTGTCGCGCGCCGCGTTCGAGCGGCAGATGGAATGGCTGGCACGCTGGAACTTCGCGACGATCACGCCGTCGCAGTGGTTCGGGTGGATCAGCCGGGGCACGCCGTTGCCGCCGCACGCGATGATGCTGACGTTCGACAACGATTCCAGCGAGATGACCGATTACATTTTTCCGGTGCTCGGGCGTCACGGATTCTGCGCCGCAGTTTTTATCGCTGCGGGACGAATCGCGCAGGGCAGCGAATCGGCGTCGACCAATGGATCGAGGGCGCGCGGCGCAATTACCGCGGAGCAGGTTAGGTCGTGGAGCGCACGCGGGATTGAGTTCGGTGTGCGCGAGCGGCGCGAATCAAATCTCGCCGCACTTCGGGATTCGGAGCTCGACGCGGAAATCGCGGCCAGTGCCGAGGATCTCGCGCGCGTGGCGGGCGCGCGTCCGATCGCGTTCGCGTATGCTGAAGGCCAGGTTCCAAGCAAGATACGTGAGGCGGTGGGGAAAGTCTTCGCGCTCGGCTTCACCGATGCGCGTGGGTTCAATTATCTCGGAACCGATCCGGCGCTGCTCAGGCGAATCGCGATACGAGGCACCGACACGATGCTCGATTTCGCGTGCCGCGTGAGGTTAGGGATGCATCCGCTGAAGAACAATCGTAGTGATTTTCGGGCGGCGGCGATCAGCCCAGCGTTGTTGAGGACGGAATCGAAGTGCCGCTGA